A window of Kocuria sp. TGY1127_2 genomic DNA:
CGCAGTCGATGCGGCCGAAGCTCTCAAGCCCCTCGACGGTTCCGCAACACTTCGCGTGAACCATGCTCCGGCTCCGGAAGCAGTTTTGAAGGAGCTGCCCGCGGGTAGCCACATTCTGATCATGTCCCACGACCACTCCGAGGACCTCATTCTGTGCGATACGGCTTTGGGACGCGATGACCTTGCTTCGGTGGGGTTGATCGGTTCCTCAGCCAAGTGGGCACGCTTTCGGAAGCGATTGCTGGATCTGGGGCACAGCGAGGCAGCCCTTGACGGGATCACGTGCCCCATCGGTATCCCCGGAATCGACGGAAAATCGCCCGCAGTCATTGCAATCAGCGTGGTGGCGGCCCTAGCCCAGGTGATCGACTGGCCCTGAGTGCCGCGGGTTGAGCGTCCCGTGGGCCCGGTACGGTCTTGCTGGTGTTTGGGGCGCCACGCGCCGTCTGCGTTCAGGGACGAAAGTGCGCGACGTCGATGGTCCGGTCGCACAGATCCATGACGTCCTGGTTGTGCGTTGCGATGACCGCGGCCCCGCCGCGAGCGACCATCTCCCGGACCTTGGTCAGGACCAGCGCACCGTTCTCGGCGTCGAGGGCGCCGGTGGGTTCGTCGGCCAGGACCATGCTCGGGCGTTTGAGCATCACACCGGCCAGCGCGACCCGCTGCTGTTCACCGCCGGACAGGTGGTAGACCTTGCTGTTCTCGCGGCCCTCGATTCCGACGTCGGCCAGCGCCCGCGATATCTCCTCTCGGTCGGGCCGGTCACTGCGTGGGAGCAGACGCAACGGCTCCTGAAGGTTCTTGAGTACCGTGTCCGACTCGACCAGCGCGTAGTTCTGGAAGAGATAGCCGAGATGTCGGCGTCGGAATTCCCTTTGTTTCCGTGGCGCGCGGCGTGAGAAATCCTGGCCCATCATGGTGAGCCGCCCCGAGGTCAGTTCGCTGAGGCCCCCAGACAGTTCAGCAGGGTCGTCTTGCCGTATCCGGACGGGCCGACGAGCGCGACCATTTCGCCGGGTTCGATCGTGAGATTGCCGCCGCGCCAAATAGTCGACGAACCAATGACTTTCTCCCCCCTCGCTGACGACGACGATCGGTTCAGGCATCTCGGGACCTCCTGGAGATGTGGTGACGATAGGTGCGGTTCAGGGACGTGAGCATGAGCGAAGCATTGAGCAGGACCAGGAGTGCTCCGAAGATCGAACATTCCCGTGTAGTACTGACGGTTTTCGTGGAATGACACTCCGGTGAGTATGTCGAGTTCGGAGGCCACCGCTGCTTTGTGGAGAATCCACCAGCCGAAGGCCACGCCAACCACCGCTTCGAGCCAGAGGACATGACGCAAACCTCGGGCTCACGATTCTCCGAATAAGTGGCCGCGGAAGAGCCGCTGATCCCGTTCCGAGACATGGATTGTGGAGAATTCGACGGTCGCGAAGAAGAGTAGAACCACCAGAAGGCAGATCGAGTACACGGAACTGAAGGAGTCGACTCGGTCGAGCCCCTGGGACCACCCGTAGTCGAAGATTGGTTCCTTCGACTCGTAGTGGGAGACCCGGACATCGCGTTCTTCGTGCCTGTCGACTCCGTACGGGAGGTGATCCACTACGTTCTCGATAGTTGTCTCGGCCTCGTCCGGGACGGTGAGCCTCATCGAGCGCGGGTCCTGACGAACGTCTTTTTCCGCATCCGGGAAACGCTGAGCATTGTGATGAATGTACTGATCGTTGACGAACAGTACCGAGCCTTCAGGTCGCCACGGTTCGTTCGTTGAGGTGGAAATGAGGTTGTCCCGGTGTGCGACGATGATGTTGTTCTGTTTGATCTCTTCGGCGAACCATTGCGTCAGCCGTTTTTCCTCGTCCTCACTACGATCGGCACCAGCAATATTGACGAAGTAGGCGTGAGGGTTGGATTCCCAGGAGGACCGCGATTCCGCGTGGGATCGAAGAATCAGCGCTGTTCCGATGGCCCCGAAGGCCGTCACAAGAATCATGATGAGCGCGAAGCCCCTGGCCAAACCCATGGATGCGTAAACAAATCGTGCTGGCTGTTTTCGCTTGAGAGCATCTGAAATGGGGACACGGGTGCAAAAGAATATGGTGGCGGCGTGAACGGCCAAGCACACAACGACGGGTAGGCCAAGAATTGCCGCACCGAGCAGGAAAAACAGAGACGCGAAAGCAAGGTCGCTGTAGATTTTGAGAAATGCCGCAGAGAGGGTGGCGGTGAGGATGGCGGACCCCAGCAAGGGAACAGCAATATCGGCAATATCGTGCTTGAAAACTTCCCAGGGGCTGGCTCCATAGAGGCGTTTTCTGGCGTACCGACGGCCGCCCAGTAGGATCGAGGAACACAGACTGAAGAGAATGATTCCGATGCTCGATATAAATGCAGCGACCAAGGGGGTGCGCCCCATGGAGCGCATGACATTGTCCGCAGAAAACATTCCGTATTGCATCCCCGAATACCCGCTCTGAGCGCCGACCTTGGAGACCAGCCTTTCAGCCCGGTCACGGTCCCCGTAGATCACATACCATCCGAGCGGGTCCGCCTCAGGACTTTCCCGTACGGCAACTCTCACACCCTGGCTTAGATTGAACGCCGGATGCCCGGAATCAGGCCAGTGCGCCGACGGCAGCTCGGGATTTCCAATCACCATCTCCAAATGTTGACCGGTTTCGGGACGCTCTGAATCGGCCCCAATCTTGGCTATATTGACCCCCGCTGTTTTGCCGTTGTCGTCAACGAATCGTGGAATTTCTGGGGGTCTGAATTCTCTTCAGAATTCTTGAACCACGCGATATCGCCAAATCCCAGGGTCGTTTCGGCATCAATGGAGAACAAAGCTCCGAAGACGAAAACGAAAGCCACCACGGGGAGATTTAAGTAAGCTAGGGAAAGTCTCACATTGTTTTTCATGGTTCGGGGGCGCCCCGGTCCGCTCAGATCGGGACGCTCTACCTCGAAATTCTTAGCAGTAGTTCCAATATGCCTTGTCAATGGCATA
This region includes:
- a CDS encoding ATP-binding cassette domain-containing protein; this translates as MFDLRSTPGPAQCFAHAHVPEPHLSSPHLQEVPRCLNRSSSSARGEKVIGSSTIWRGGNLTIEPGEMVALVGPSGYGKTTLLNCLGASAN
- a CDS encoding ATP-binding cassette domain-containing protein, producing MARRQSHDRTRRNGRARRPVRIRQDDPAELSGGLSELTSGRLTMMGQDFSRRAPRKQREFRRRHLGYLFQNYALVESDTVLKNLQEPLRLLPRSDRPDREEISRALADVGIEGRENSKVYHLSGGEQQRVALAGVMLKRPSMVLADEPTGALDAENGALVLTKVREMVARGGAAVIATHNQDVMDLCDRTIDVAHFRP